The following is a genomic window from Anopheles aquasalis chromosome 3, idAnoAquaMG_Q_19, whole genome shotgun sequence.
CTCGGACGAACTCGGTGCGTGTGGCCGAAGTATGGCTCGACCAGTACGCCGCCGTCCTCTACGATTTGTTCGGTGGCCCCCAGTACCGCGGTGACTTCGGGGACGTGACCGAGCGTAAGCGCCTCCGGGAGGCACTTCACTGTAAAAGTTTCCGCTGGTATCTGAACACCGTGTTCCCCGAGCTAGCGCCAGCCCTTGACAAACGCCCGGGCCATGGACCGTTCGAGAATGAGGCACTTTCGAAGCACTGTCTCATGGCGCAACCGTCGGGTGTGCCCACGATGGAACCGTGCCAGGTTGGTGAAGCGAGACAACACTGGGTGCATAATCTGTTCGGTGAGCTGAGTAACCAGAACCGCTGTCTAGACTACAGTGGCAGCGCTTTATGGGTGTTTCCGTGTCATAAAGCGCGCGGTAACCAGGAATGGCGCTACAATGGTACCACCCATCAGTTCGAACACTGCAAGCATGAGGCCAAGTGTCTTGCGGTTGAACCGAGCACGAAGCAGCTACGTATCGATAGTTGCGACAAGGCACAGGAATCTCAAAGATGGCACTACCCGGCGTTAGACTTTAGCAACAGTTagtgagcagagcagagcagagagcagtTGTACAAACAGTGCATCGTGTCGCAGCGGACTGTTGTAATAAACAATGGGATGACcaagaaagcaacaaacatgCGGAGAgcgtttttttattacttcatTTTCCATATACAGCATCGTACGGTTGGTTTGGGGTGGGAGCGAGGTAACGAAGGTCACTGACGTGTGGTGTCGGGCATCGGGCGCAAGTTTATCGCTCGCGAGGGGCGGCCCCGCATTATCGGACAATCTGTCGGGCGCCAGTTCGTTTGAAGTGCACGCTATCGGTGACGTTATCGACGTTCCAGTAAGCCTCCTTCCCGATAGCCAGTCGCCGTCGTTGACAGTCTTGCATTGACAGCGCCGAACGTCTGGTGCTGGGTGGTTAGTGATGCGCGATCGTTCGCCCGGTGGCTGCGCTCCATCGCGACGCCTCTGCGTCCTGTGCGCTCTGGTGACGGTGACCGTTTCGCTGGCCAGTCTGTTTCTTGTGTATTCGTACGATGTCAGCGTCACGGTGTCACTTCCTACCAGGATCTTCCGCGATAATGAAGAGTTGCAACAGCAAGGACAGAAGCTTCTTTCCGCTCTCCGATcaactggtgatggtgatgaggtaGCGAAAGGATTTCAGTTCACGTACACAACGATCGGATTGGACCGTCGGTTCCCAGTGCCACCGGGTGATATGGGCCAGCCGGTTCAAGTGAATCTCACCGACAGTGCGATCGCCACGATGGTTGCCGAGGGTATGGCGAAGCAGGGCTTCAATCAGTACTCCTCCGATCTGATGTCACTCCGTCGTCGATTGCCGGAAATTCGAGATCCGTGGTGCCGAGAGCCGGGCCGCTTTCTGGCCCACCTTCCACCGAcctcgatcgtgatcgtgttctACAACGAAgcgtggtcggtggtgctaCGGACGATCCATTCCGTGCTCGATCGCTCACCGGCCGATCTGGTGCGTGAGATTGTGCTAGTCGATGATTGTTCCACGCTGCGTAAGTAGGCCACAGCTCCGCCAGAGAAGAGGGTGTCCGCTCATTGCGTAATCCGACTATCCGCGTCCCGCCGTACAGCAAACCTAAAAGCGCAACTGGATGAGTATCTGCGGCCGTACGGCAAAGTGCGCGTCATTCGTGCCCCGACACGCTTGGGGTTGATAAGGGCAAGGATATTTGGGGCGCAGAATACAACCTCCGAGGTGATTACGTTCCTTGATGCACACGTCGAGTGTACGGTAGGTGAGTGTCCGGGGTGGCGATGTCGCAAAAGGCTCGACGGAGGTGCTTATGAGTTCGTTTGTTCGCTTACCGGGTGTACCGGGGAACAGGTTGGCTGGAGGCGCTGCTCGATGTGGTGGCACGGAACGACACCACAATCGCCATTCCGACGATTGATTGGATCGATGAGAAGAGtatggcgctggtggcgaaCAAATCAATCTCATACATCGGTGCTTACGATTGGGATCTCAACTTTGGCTGGTGGGGCCGCTGGTCCATGAAGAAAAAGTATGAAAACAAGATGGTCCCGTTCGACACTCCAGCGATGGCCGGTGGACTGTTCACGATCAATCGAACATTCTTCGAGAAGCTCGGTTGGTACGATGAAGGTTTTGATATTTACGGCATCGAAAACATTGAACTATCGATGAAGAGCTGGATGTGCGGTGGTAAAATGGTGACCGTGCCCTGTTCCCGTGTGGCCCACATCCAAAAGGCTGGCCATCCGTATCTGCGGAACGAAAAGAAGGACGTGGTGCGTGCGAACTCGATCCGTTTAGCCGAGGTGTGGATGGATGAGTACAAGCACGTGATCTTCGACATCCACGGTATTCCGCACTACCTGGAGGAGGAATTCGGTTCCGTCGAAAGCCGCAAGAGGATTCGAGAGCGTGCCGGGTGTCGTAGTTTCCGTTATTACATCGAGAATGCGTTCCCCGAGATGCGCAACCCTGGTGTTGTCGGAGCATTCCGCGGAGAGGTGCACAGTGTCGTGCTAGGAGCGGCCAGCTGTCTCGAGTTTAGGGCTTCCGATGGTTTCCTAGGAATGGCACCGTGTAATGGCAAGCAACGGAACCAATTCTGGACCCACAACTACTACGAGGAGTTGAACAGTTATCGGCATTGTATCGATTTTACTGGGAGCGCTCTGGGAGTGTTTGGATGCCATCGATCGCGCGGTAACCAAGCCTGGCGTGTACTGGAGCACACGGGACAGATCCAGAGTGTTAAGCATCAGCAGTGTCTAGCGCTGAATCTTCTCACGAACGTGACACTCACGATGGAACAGTGTGACGATAAGCGTGCTGCTCAACGTTGGACCCTCAACTATATCCGTTATGATCTGACGCCATTCCAAGCGAAAGTTTGACGTGGCATGAACGAACGAAGTTAGTGATTCTTGCAGCTGCGAGCATCCATCAACGAGTGCGTCGTTCCCCCTCTTGGACGCCTATTAATTAATCCGTAAAGCTATCTCCGTCCGGGTAGTGTGCCGGTTATCGCGCCAGCGATAAGACAACAATCGTGCAGCACACGTTTTCCGTCGGGGATTTACGAGCTTACGACCTCGATCGGGTCGTTCCGGACGCTGAAAGTTGTAAAGCAACTCGTTATCGATGTTTCAATTCTCAAACTGAGTGACATCTTTCGTGGGAAATGCATCTTATGTAGAAATAAATCCGTGTTTACCTTAACAAAACAGTAAAAGTACTTAAGATTTAAGCATTTCTTACGTGAGAACTTTGTCTCCTTGGCGTATTAAACCTTTGAAGGACACAGTGTGCGCCAATTAGTGTCATCTGCAGTGACAGAAAGAGTGAGTTATCAATCAGAGCAGCAACGCAGCACGCGATACGCCTGCACCGATAAGGAACTGTCTCTGTACAACTTCTATCAGTGTCAGAATATGCACTCATCGGGGTTTGAACGCTGCCAATCTCGATAGCGCTCGATCTGATAAGAAAATTGGTTGCACGCTTGCAATCACGACCACGATGCCACTACCACTGTTGCGAGAACTGTTGTGCTGCTTTTCGTGTGGTTCGATGCTTGTTTCCACATTGGTATCATTTTTGGAtaaacgaaaatggaaaagaaagaatgcTTTCGAGTTTCGATTGAGTTCAGACAGTGCCAGagtgcggttgttgttgacaGAAATCTGTGCGAGGGCCACGGCAGATTTGGCCCCGGATTTTCCTAAATTACTTACGCTGTCAACTTTTCGCGGCGACCCAGTATGAGAAGCTGGGGTCTGCGGAACACTAATACAATTTTTCGGATGTTCCGCGTGAATGGCCAGAGGCCCGATTCACGGTTGGATCGCGCGGTAACGAAAGGGAGAATCGATGCTACTTCGTTAAGATGTAAGTCACAAGAGACGAGTTTATTGAAATCACTCGTATTTATAAACTTTTCCTTTACCTAACGTTCCGTAAAGTCAGCGATCGCGTCCCTACCTCCCGtttcctctccacctcctgttcctgccgCGTTGGGTGAGCTGACTCGGCCAGTTGACGTCAACCCTTGCCTGATGCACCATTGATGCACGCTTATTGGTTCCGTCGGATAATTAGTCGATAAGTATCGACTCAGCGGTTCGTTTATGCGGTCAACAACTTCTTGCGACAATTGCTATACTTACGCGAACGACTGGCCGCTTTCGGGTCGTAGTTAGGCTGAGTTGGCATGAACTGTTGCTGGGTCGTCATCGATCACCATCTTCAATTGTTAAGCGGCGGGCGCTGTTGGCGCGATGCATATTTGGTGGCGGATTGTTACAACGCCTTTCCGTACCGAGGCAAATCACGGCAGCGACCAAAAACAGGGGAAGGCCGGTGGTGAAGGCAGGTTTGGGCTGCTGCATCTGTTTAAAGAACCTCATTAACGACAGTAGCTGTGCTGACAATACCACTACACTCCCTTCATGGTAATGCCCATCTGTGCTAACAACGGCATTGAATAGAGATGTGAGATCGTGTACGATCGCCGGTTACACGTCTTCCAATGATCAGTATTGAGTTTGAACTTTTTCGGCGGAGGTCACGACACGTCTATAACATATATTTTAGAATTAAGGATAGTACCTTGACTCACCATGCGCTCCGGATACCGCTTAGTGATAATCGTGAGCCTTTTTATGGTGATAATCTATATATTCATCAGCGAGGTGTTCAATGGTGGTCGTGGACATGTTATGCTGTTCAAACAGCTTCCAGTACGAGAAGTTCCAGCGGCTGTTCCGGATACGGATGAACCGATCATAACAACCTCGGCTGGGACGACGCTTTCCAATTTCGTGTACACTACGATAGGGCTTGATCCACGATATCCGGTCCCACCGGGAGATATGGGCCGTCCGGTGGAGAAGGAACTGAAGGATTCCGTTGTGGACATCCTGGTGCAAGATGGTATACGTACGCAAGGTTTGAATACGTACTTTTCGGATCTGATGTCAGTCCGCCGGAGACTGCCAGAAATTCGTGACCGCTGGTGTCGAGAGCTGGGACGATATCCTGCCAACCTACCACCGActtcgatcgtgatcgtgttctACAACGAGGTATGGTCTGTGCTGGTGCGCTCCGTGCACTCGATTCTCGATCGTACGCCAGCCAATCTCATTCACGAAATTGTTCTTGTGGATGACTATAGCTATTTGCGTGAGTGGACTAGCAGGTGTTCGGCGACCATGTTCTGATTGATCTTTCTCCCTCATTTAGCACATCTTAAGACACAGCTACAGGAGTACTTTGCGCGCTACGAAAAGGTTCGCATTATGCGTGCACCGAAGCGATTAGGATTGATGCGGGCACGGATGTTTGGGGCACAAAACACGACTGCTGATCTTATCACCTTCCTCGATGCGCATGTAGAAGTCACTGTTGGTGAGATTTACCAATCAATATTTCATTAATTCTCTCATTACTTatatcgttgttgttggtgcacaTTCCCCAGGCTGGCTGGAGGCGCTGCTCGATGTGGTGGCGCAAAGTTGGACCACCATTGCGTTACCaacgatcgattggatcgaCGAGCACAACATGAAGTACAAGGACGATAGGGCACCGACTCTCATCGGAGCGTACGATTGGGATCTTAATTTTGTTTGGTGGCGCCGTcaggaaatgaagaaaaagtaCCAAAACAAGATGGTCCCGTTCGACACTCCAGCGATGGCCGGTGGACTGTTCACGATCAATCGAACATTCTTCGAGAAGCTCGGTTGGTACGACGAGGGTTTTGATATTTACGGCATCGAAAACATTGAACTATCGATGAAGAGTTGGATGTGCGGTGGTAAAATGGTGACCGTGCCGTGCTCTCGTATTGGGCACATCGCAAAGACTAGCCATCCATATCTGCAAAGCGAAAAGAAGGACGTGATACGTGCGAACTCGATCCGTTTAGCCGAGGTGTGGATGGATGAATACAAGGGTATCATCTACGACATCTACGGTATTCCGCACTATCTGGAGGAGGAATTCGGTTCCATCGAAAACCGAAAGAGGATTCGAGAGCGTGCCGGGTGTCGTAATTTCCGTTATTACATCGAGAATGCGTTCCCCGAGATGCGCAACCCCAAAGTCATCGGAGCATTCCGCGGAGAGGTGCACAGTGTCGTGCTAGGAGCGGCCAGCTGTCTCGAGTTTAGGGCTTCCGATGGTTTCCTAGGAATGGCACCGTGTGATGGGAAGCAACGGAACCAATTCTGGACCCACAACTACTACGAGGAGTTGAACAGTTATCGGTATTGCATCGATTTTAGTGGCCGCGCTCTGGGAGTGTTTGTATGCCATCGATCGCGCGGTAGTCAGGGCTGGCATGTACTGGAGCACACGGGACAGATACGGAACATGAAGCATCGGAAGTGTCTAGCGCTGAATCTTCTCACGAACGTGACACTCACGATGGAACAGTGTGACGATAAGCGTGCTGCTCAACGTTGGACCCTCAACTATACCCATTATGATTTCACGCCGTTCCAAGCTCTACCCGGACGCTGAAAGTTGTAAAACAACTCGTTATCGATGTTTCAATTCTCAAACTGAGTGACATTTTTCGTGGGAAATGCATCttatgtaaaaataaaatcgtGTTTACCTTCACAAAACAGTAAAAGCACTTAAGATTTAAGCATTTCTTACGTGAGAACTTTGTCTCCTTGGCGTATTAATGGTTTGCAGCACACAATGTCATCCAATTAGTGTCATCTGCAGTGACAGAAAGAGCGGGTTATCAATTAGTGCAGCAACGCAGCATGCGATACGCCTGCACCGATAACGAACGGTTTCTCTACAACTTCAATCAGTGTCAGAATATGCACTCATCGGGGTTTGAACGCTGCCAATCTCGATAGCGCTCGATCTGATAAGAAAATTAGTTGCACGCTTGCAATCACGACCACGATGCCACTACCACTGTTGCGAGAACTGTTGTGCTGCTTTTCGTGTGGTTCGATGCTTGTTTCCACATTGGTAACAATTTTGGATtaacgaaaatggaaaagaaagaatgcTTTCGAGTTTCGATTGAGTTCAGACTGAGCCAGagtgcggttgttgttgacaGAAATCTGTTTAAAGAACCTCATTAACGACAGTAGCTGTGCTGACAATACCACTACACTCCCTTCATGGTAAAGCCCATTTGTGCTAACAACGGCATTGAATAGAGATGTGAGATCGTGTACGATCGccgttttctcttcttccaacGATCAGTATTGAGTTTGAACTTTTTCGCCGGAGGTCACGACACGTCTATAACATATATTTTAGAATTAAGGATAGTACCTTGACTCACCATGCGCTCCGGATACCGCTTAGTGATAATCGTGAGCCTTTTTATGGTGATAATCTATATATTCATCAGCGAGGTGTTCAATGGTGGTCGTGGACATGTTATGCTGTTCAAACAGCTTCCAGTACGAGAAGTTCCAGCGGCTGTTCCGGATACGGATGAACCGATCATAACAACCTCGGCTGGGACGACGCTTTCCAATTTCGTGTACACTACGATAGGGCTTGATCCACGATATCCGGTCCCACCGGGAGATATGGGCCGTCCGGTGGAGAAGGAACTGAAGGATTCCGTTGTGGACATCCTGGTGCAAGATGGTATACGTACGCAAGGTTTGAATACGTACTTTTCGGATCTGATGTCAGTCCGCCGGAGACTGCCAGAAATTCGTGACCGCTGGTGTCGAGAGCCGGGACGATATCCTGCCAACCTACCACCGActtcgatcgtgatcgtgttctACAACGAGGCATGGTCTGTGCTGGTGCGCACCGTGCACTCGATTCTCGATCGTTCACCAGCCAATCTCATTCACGAAATTGTACTTGTGGATGACTATAGCTATTTGCGTGAGTGGACTAGCAGGTGTTCGGCGACCATGTTCTGATTGATCTTTCTCCCTCATTTAGCACATCTTAAGACACAGCTACAGGAATACTTTGCGCGCTACGAGAAAGTTCGCATTATGCGTGCTCCGAAGCGATTAGGATTGATACGGGCAAGGATGTTTGGGGCACAAAACACGACCACTGATCTTATCACTTTCCTCGATGCGCATGTAGAAGTCACTGTAGGTGAGATTTAccaatgaatatttcattaattCTCTCATTACTTatatcgttgttgttggtgcaaaTTCCCCAGGCTGGCTGGAGGCGCTGCTCGATGTGGTGGCGCAAAGTTGGACCACCATTGCGTTACCaacgatcgattggatcgaCGAGCACAACATGAAGTACAAGGACGATAGGGCACCGATTTTCATCGGAGCGTACGATTGGGATCTCAACTTTGGCTGGTGGGGCCGCTGGTCCATGAAGAAAAAGTATGAAAACAAGATGGTCCCGTTCGACACGCCAGCGATGGCCGGTGGACTATACACCATCAATCGTACGTTCTTCGAGAAGCTCGGTTGGTACGACGAGGGTTTTGATATTTACGGCATCGAAAACATTGAACTATCGATGAAGAGCTGGATGTGCGGTGGTAAAATGGTGACCGTGCCGTGCTCTCGTGTTGGCCACATCCAAAAGACTGGCCATCCATATCTTCAAAGCGAAAAGAAGGACGTGGTGCGTGCAAACTCGATCCGTTTAGCCGAGGTGTGGATGGATGAGTACAAGCACGTGATCTTCGACATCCACGGTATTCCGCACTACCTGGAGGAGGAATTCGGTTCCGTCGAAAACCGAAAGAGGATTCGACAGCGTTCCGGGTGTCGTGATTTCCGTTATTACATCGAGAATGCGTTCCCCGAGATGCGCAATCCCGGTGTTGTCGGAGCATTCCGCGGAGAGGTGCACAGTGTCGTGCTAGGAGCGGCCAGCTGTCTCGAGTATAGGCCTTCCGATGCTTTCCTAGGAATGGCACCGTG
Proteins encoded in this region:
- the LOC126578776 gene encoding putative polypeptide N-acetylgalactosaminyltransferase 9, with the protein product MRDRSPGGCAPSRRLCVLCALVTVTVSLASLFLVYSYDVSVTVSLPTRIFRDNEELQQQGQKLLSALRSTGDGDEVAKGFQFTYTTIGLDRRFPVPPGDMGQPVQVNLTDSAIATMVAEGMAKQGFNQYSSDLMSLRRRLPEIRDPWCREPGRFLAHLPPTSIVIVFYNEAWSVVLRTIHSVLDRSPADLVREIVLVDDCSTLPNLKAQLDEYLRPYGKVRVIRAPTRLGLIRARIFGAQNTTSEVITFLDAHVECTVGWLEALLDVVARNDTTIAIPTIDWIDEKSMALVANKSISYIGAYDWDLNFGWWGRWSMKKKYENKMVPFDTPAMAGGLFTINRTFFEKLGWYDEGFDIYGIENIELSMKSWMCGGKMVTVPCSRVAHIQKAGHPYLRNEKKDVVRANSIRLAEVWMDEYKHVIFDIHGIPHYLEEEFGSVESRKRIRERAGCRSFRYYIENAFPEMRNPGVVGAFRGEVHSVVLGAASCLEFRASDGFLGMAPCNGKQRNQFWTHNYYEELNSYRHCIDFTGSALGVFGCHRSRGNQAWRVLEHTGQIQSVKHQQCLALNLLTNVTLTMEQCDDKRAAQRWTLNYIRYDLTPFQAKV
- the LOC126578778 gene encoding putative polypeptide N-acetylgalactosaminyltransferase 9 codes for the protein MRSGYRLVIIVSLFMVIIYIFISEVFNGGRGHVMLFKQLPVREVPAAVPDTDEPIITTSAGTTLSNFVYTTIGLDPRYPVPPGDMGRPVEKELKDSVVDILVQDGIRTQGLNTYFSDLMSVRRRLPEIRDRWCRELGRYPANLPPTSIVIVFYNEVWSVLVRSVHSILDRTPANLIHEIVLVDDYSYLPHLKTQLQEYFARYEKVRIMRAPKRLGLMRARMFGAQNTTADLITFLDAHVEVTVGWLEALLDVVAQSWTTIALPTIDWIDEHNMKYKDDRAPTLIGAYDWDLNFVWWRRQEMKKKYQNKMVPFDTPAMAGGLFTINRTFFEKLGWYDEGFDIYGIENIELSMKSWMCGGKMVTVPCSRIGHIAKTSHPYLQSEKKDVIRANSIRLAEVWMDEYKGIIYDIYGIPHYLEEEFGSIENRKRIRERAGCRNFRYYIENAFPEMRNPKVIGAFRGEVHSVVLGAASCLEFRASDGFLGMAPCDGKQRNQFWTHNYYEELNSYRYCIDFSGRALGVFVCHRSRGSQGWHVLEHTGQIRNMKHRKCLALNLLTNVTLTMEQCDDKRAAQRWTLNYTHYDFTPFQALPGR
- the LOC126578781 gene encoding putative polypeptide N-acetylgalactosaminyltransferase 9, translated to MRSGYRLVIIVSLFMVIIYIFISEVFNGGRGHVMLFKQLPVREVPAAVPDTDEPIITTSAGTTLSNFVYTTIGLDPRYPVPPGDMGRPVEKELKDSVVDILVQDGIRTQGLNTYFSDLMSVRRRLPEIRDRWCREPGRYPANLPPTSIVIVFYNEAWSVLVRTVHSILDRSPANLIHEIVLVDDYSYLPHLKTQLQEYFARYEKVRIMRAPKRLGLIRARMFGAQNTTTDLITFLDAHVEVTVGWLEALLDVVAQSWTTIALPTIDWIDEHNMKYKDDRAPIFIGAYDWDLNFGWWGRWSMKKKYENKMVPFDTPAMAGGLYTINRTFFEKLGWYDEGFDIYGIENIELSMKSWMCGGKMVTVPCSRVGHIQKTGHPYLQSEKKDVVRANSIRLAEVWMDEYKHVIFDIHGIPHYLEEEFGSVENRKRIRQRSGCRDFRYYIENAFPEMRNPGVVGAFRGEVHSVVLGAASCLEYRPSDAFLGMAPCDGKQRNQFWTHNYYEELNSYQHCIDFTGSALGVFVCHRSRGNQAWRVLEHTGQIQSVKHQQCLALNLLTNVTLTMEQCDDKRSAQRWTLNYIRYDLTPFQAKV